The Paenibacillus mucilaginosus 3016 genome includes the window AGCTAGTGGTAACAAGAATTTTTTCCTAACCCAGTTCTTGATGACTTCCCTAGTACTGCCTCCCAGTAAATTTTTTAATGCTGAAATACTGACCATGATATTGAATGATAATGGTTCGCCAGAAGAACAACAAGTAAGATCGGAGCTTGGTGTTCAGGACCCTACATTATTTCAACAACGAATTGATGAATTAATTCCGTCGTTTCATGCTGCATTCGATGAGCGTTTGAAGGACGTTCTTATGCCTTTCGAACAGCAGTAATCCAGGTCCTGGTGCAAAAATCTCATTCTGGATAGAAGTTATCCAAGGTAGTGTAGCTTCTGCTGATGAGAACTAATAAACAAGCAAAGGGAGTAGGTTCTATGACAAATCAGAATGCGGGAAGTCCAACAAATAAGGAAGACCGGCTCGATACGCCAGGTATTCCACCTATGCAACTGCATCACATTGGGTTTAAAACTGCCCAATTTCTGGAGATGCGGGAGTTCTATCGCGCCTTCCTCGGTGTCCACCCGACTCTCGAAGTCGAGAGCATGGTGGGGTTTTACACCTTCGATCTGGCTCACCATCGTCTGGTCCTCTTTCACGATCCCACGTGCACCAACCAGGTACCCACCGGCCCGGGCATGCATCATGTAGCATTTAACTACACCCTGGACGATCTCATGCGGGCGTACCAGCGTTTGAAGCACAAGGGTCTGCTGCCGGATATGGTGATGAATCATGGTCCGAATACGTCGTTCTATTACAGAGATCCTGACAACAACGCCCTTGAACTCCAAGTAGACAACTATGGACCCGACTTACGCAAGGGTCTGGAAGCCATGCGCGCACTCCAGACACATTCCAATCCTCTCGAAGCCCTCGGAGTCTTGGTAAACCCGGAAACCTTCTTGAAAGCATGGCAGGAGGGAGCAACACTCACGGAGCTACACGAACGTTCCTACGCTGGTGAGTTTGTCGAAGGGGCACCTTCACTCCCAATAGGAAGGGCCGCCGAGGAGCCGACCGGGGACACTTCTGCATCGAAAGGAGAGTAAGTCACAGAGTACCTATTTTATCGGGAACATTAGCCATAAAATCGCACAGATTGAGAACCATACGATGCTCTAACGATCTCAACCCATATATTGTGGTGTTGATAAGATTAAAGCACATTGGCATGTCGATGGCACATTCGGCGGCGACATTCATCTTAATGCATACACGGCTGAGTGCGGAAGGATTCCGAATGGCTTGACTTGCGGTGTATACGAGGGATGGATTTATAAAAGAGAGTCGTTTTTTATGGCGTGATGTCATGGTCTGTCTCTTTCCAGGGGACAGACCATGATACAAAGTGGTTGTGGGAGAAATACAAGGAGATCTGTTCTTAGTAGAACCACTCATCGAGTGACGAAGTCTGTCCTTTTTCGGACAGGGTATCGCCTTATTGACGTTTATTAGTCGCTGGATGAGTGTTTTTCCGAACATTTGGAGGGATCTATTATGAAATCCAGAACTGCTCAAGAATCCTATTTTTTCAGGGTTAATAATAAAATCATCCCAATGACGCCATGGAAAAAGACGAACTCACAAACGAAAGTCCAGAATCCAAACAAAGTCTAATATTCCTTTCATTCCTCCCCCTATATACTAAATTCAGAAAGCGTATTCAACATTCAACAGGGCGGGGGATAGTCGTATGATTTCTTCGAAGAACGTAAGTCGCAAAGCTTCAACTAGTGCTATGGTAGTGATCATGCTCAGCACATTATTGATGACAAACACTGGAGCCTCTGCTGCAGTAGGCAGCACAGCATCAACAAATGTAAACGCATCCGCAATGGTTACGCCGGACAGCGCAGATCCGTTATACAATCGGCCTGTCATTGACAGCGAGACCGATCTGGCTGCACCGGTTCCGCATCGTAAGGTGTCGGGCCACTTTGAAGGGACGGACAAAAAGTTCACCTTCTACTTCCCGGAGAAGAGCAAGTTTACCGGACGATTCTTCCAAAACGTGTACCCGCTTCAGGATGAGAATGTAGCCGATGTGAATATCAGCTTCGGTGCGGACAGCGGAGCTTACACTGTGCAGACGAATGGAGGGGGCGGTTACCGGGTCGATGCCGCCGCGGCCAAGTTCTCCAGAACGGCAGCAGCGAAGTATTACGGCTGGTCCGGACGGATCTACGGATATATTTACGGTGGCAGCGGAGGCTCATATCAGACCATTGGTGCCTTAGAAGGCAGTAAGGGGGTATGGGATGGTGCCGTGCCTTACATAACAGGCGTTCCAACCTCGATTCCCAATAATTTCTTCATACGGGCATTCGCGCGTTTCGCATTAGAGAAGAAGGCGCAGCAAATCGCAGAGGCGGTGAGCCCTGGAGGCAGCGGAAATCCGTACGCTGGGCTTAATGATATGGAAAAGACGGTTCTGCAGGAGGTCACGAAACTGGGTGTACCCCTGCGGGCCTGGGAAGACTACAATTACTTGCTCGGGCTGCATGATACTGAAGGATTGCTCGGTTTTTTGAATGTCCTTCGCGGCATAGACCCAACTTATGTGGAGGACTTCTGGAATAAACCGGGGTATCTGGGTACGGAGCCATCAGCATTAGGCGAGCTGTTCCGTTCATCGAAGGTCGACTCCACCTCTATCGTCACGCAAGTCACGCGAGATGCACAGAACAACACGACGAGTCTGACCCTTGATCAGGTACCTGCCGTTTCGACGCCAATGTATTGGCTAGACTATACACTCCTTGCAGCTGACGGCACGACGACGGCTCAGAAGCTGTCAGGTTCATTCGATGCGGCGACGAAGGTATTCACCATCGGGAAAGGAAACCCCGAGAATGTATTATCCGCCATCGAAACAGGCGCAAAGCTGAAAATAGACAATCGATGGTACCTTGCTGCGCTCTCCTATCATCGTCACCAGGTGCCGAAAGCGCAAAGCTACACGGCCTGGGACCAGTTCAGAGCACCTGACGGTACGCCGTTTTACCCGCAGCGTACCATGGAGATTGGACCGCTTATCACCCAGGGCGTGTCCGGCGGAGCTGCTTACCATGGCCATATCCACGCCAAAGTAATTATGGTTGTCAACCTGTTCGATGTGGATGCTTATCCTTGGAATGCCGACTGGTATAGTGCCAGGGTAAAAGAGGCGCTCGGTGATCGTTATGCTGACAACTTCCGGGTGTGGTATAACGACAATGCGGATCACATCAGCCCTGCCCGTACTCCACGACTTGTGCAATATGATGGGATTCTTCAGCAAGCGCTTCGGGATGTAAGTGCTTGGGTAGAGAAAGGCGTGGCTCCTCCACGTTCGACCAGCTATGAAGTCGTCGACGGACAGGTTGAGGTGCCGGACAAGGCATCGGTGCGCCATGGTATTCAACCGGTTGTGGATTTGTCTGTGGGCGGTGCTGCGAAGATTGATGTTAAGGCTGGTCAGACCGTGACCTTCACCGCGCGGATTCAGGTACCGCATGGAAGCGGGAAGATTGTGGCCACCGAATGGGATTTCGACGGGACAGGCGATTTCAAGGCATGGAAGTTCGGGGCTCCGCGGCAGACGGTTAATATCTCGATGACATTCAAATACACCAAACCGGGAACTTACGATCCGGCGATTCGAGTGACTGCCCAGCGTGAAGGAGACACGAAGACGCCTTTCGCGCTAATTCAAAATCTTGGCCGGGTTCGAGTCGTCGTCCATTAAACGGTATACAAGCATAGTTCAACTGTCGGCTGCAAAACGGGTATCGAACGGGATGGAACAGAAAATACGCAAGGGAAAGCCTATTTACGGCTTTCCCTTTTCATCATCATTTCGATATGATAATGGAAGTCGCTCCCGATGCGACCACAACATGAATTCAGGGAAGGGTTAAAGATGCGTTTGATCAAAAAAATAGGATCAATCCCCATTTTACCTAAGATTGCGCTGACCTTTCTGATGGTGCTGACGCCGCTTTTCTATTTAGGGCTGAAAATGAACGAAGCCGGGGCGGATATCGTCCGCCAAGAGATTGCGGGGTCGCTCTCTTCGCGCGTAGAGTTGTATATGGACATTCTGGACGGAGACTTTGACCGGTCGATGCGGCTTTTGCGGGAGTATGTCAATGACGAGGACCTACTGAAGCTCAGCACGACGTCGGAGGTGATGCCGGTGATCGAACGGAACCGATCGGTGCTTCGGCTAAAGCAGCAGATGGACCTGCTCAGTCGATCGAGTGCTTTTATCGAGAATGCGATGGTCTTCATTCCCAGGATGAACAGGATTGTGGCATCCAACTCGAATTCGATTGTCGATTTCAATGAAGAGATGTTCCGGACGCTGTCCGAGCCGACGAATCCGCTTGATTCTCCTTTTGTGGTCTGGGATAACCGTGTCTTTATCACGATGCCGTATGGGTACATCGACAATGGGCCGCTCTTTCTGATTGCCGTCGAGATCTCCAGCGCGGAAATATCCGCAAAGCTCAAGCAGTTTGCCCTGGAAGACAGCATCGCCGTTCTGTCAAGCGACAGAATGGTATGGTCGTCATTAGGCGAAAGCGCCCCGGCATTGGACAATGAAACGAGGAATGTGCTGTACATGGCGGAGGAAGGCAGCCGAAGAG containing:
- a CDS encoding VOC family protein, whose amino-acid sequence is MTNQNAGSPTNKEDRLDTPGIPPMQLHHIGFKTAQFLEMREFYRAFLGVHPTLEVESMVGFYTFDLAHHRLVLFHDPTCTNQVPTGPGMHHVAFNYTLDDLMRAYQRLKHKGLLPDMVMNHGPNTSFYYRDPDNNALELQVDNYGPDLRKGLEAMRALQTHSNPLEALGVLVNPETFLKAWQEGATLTELHERSYAGEFVEGAPSLPIGRAAEEPTGDTSASKGE
- a CDS encoding PKD domain-containing protein: MISSKNVSRKASTSAMVVIMLSTLLMTNTGASAAVGSTASTNVNASAMVTPDSADPLYNRPVIDSETDLAAPVPHRKVSGHFEGTDKKFTFYFPEKSKFTGRFFQNVYPLQDENVADVNISFGADSGAYTVQTNGGGGYRVDAAAAKFSRTAAAKYYGWSGRIYGYIYGGSGGSYQTIGALEGSKGVWDGAVPYITGVPTSIPNNFFIRAFARFALEKKAQQIAEAVSPGGSGNPYAGLNDMEKTVLQEVTKLGVPLRAWEDYNYLLGLHDTEGLLGFLNVLRGIDPTYVEDFWNKPGYLGTEPSALGELFRSSKVDSTSIVTQVTRDAQNNTTSLTLDQVPAVSTPMYWLDYTLLAADGTTTAQKLSGSFDAATKVFTIGKGNPENVLSAIETGAKLKIDNRWYLAALSYHRHQVPKAQSYTAWDQFRAPDGTPFYPQRTMEIGPLITQGVSGGAAYHGHIHAKVIMVVNLFDVDAYPWNADWYSARVKEALGDRYADNFRVWYNDNADHISPARTPRLVQYDGILQQALRDVSAWVEKGVAPPRSTSYEVVDGQVEVPDKASVRHGIQPVVDLSVGGAAKIDVKAGQTVTFTARIQVPHGSGKIVATEWDFDGTGDFKAWKFGAPRQTVNISMTFKYTKPGTYDPAIRVTAQREGDTKTPFALIQNLGRVRVVVH